GTTCGCGCCCGAGGAGGCCGCCGCGGCGACCGCCGAGCCCGAACTGCAGGCGATCATCCGCCGCTTCGCCGCGCAGCTTGTGGTTTGACCGCGGGCATCGACTGAGGCCGCGATCCGTGCAATTCGTGGCACCGGCACCGGGGGGTGCCTCGATCGGGCGGGGACGAGCGGGCGATGCAGGCTGCGGCCGATTTCCATGATGCGCTGCCGGCGGGCACGGCGGTGGGCGATTTCGTGCTGGGCGAGGCGATCGGCCAGGGCGGGGAGGGCATCGTCTATGCCGCGCGCCACCCGCGCTTCGGCGCGGTGCTCGTCAAGGAATATTGGCCCAAGCAGTTGATCTCGCGGGCCGGCGGCGGCGTCGCCGAAGCCTCGCGGGCGGCCTGGGCGCCCGATCTCAGGCGCGGGGTGGAGCGCTTCCTGGCGCTGGGCGAACGGATGGCGGCGTTGCCCGACCATCCCGGCATCGTCCGCATCCATGCCGCCTTCCCCGCCAACAACACCGCCTATCTGGCGATGGAGCGGGTGGCGGGGCGGCCGCTGGCGACGGCGCTGGCGGAAGGCGCGCTGCGCGATCCCGCCGACATCATGACGTTGGCGGACCAGCTTTCGGATGCGATCGCCTTCCTCCACCATCAGGATCTGTTCCACCGCGACATCGCCCCCGACAATGTGATCGTCACGCCGGGGCGTGACTGGCGCGCGGTGCTGATCGATTTCAACGCCGCCAAGGATCTGATGGTCGAGCTGACGCGCAGCGTCGCCGCGGTGGTGAAGCCGGGCTATTCGCCGGTCGAGCAATATCACGGTGCGGGCAGCGAGGCGCCGGGGCCGGCATCCGATCTCTACAGCGCGGGCGCGGTGCTCTATCGCGCGATCAGCGGCGAGGCGCCGCAGGAGGCGAGTCGGCGGCTGTATCGCAGCGATCACAGCACCCTGGTGGCGCTCTCTCCGCCCGGGTTCGAGCGCGGCTTCCTTGCCGCCATCGACCATGCGCTGCAGCCGCGGCCGGAGGATCGGCCGGCGAGCGCCGACATCTGGCGCCGCGAACTGGGGGTGGTGCCGGGCGGTGCTGCGGCGGAAGGGGGTGCGACGCGCCCGGCGCCGACACCGATGGACATATGGCGCCTGCGCGCGTCGCGCGACGAGGCCAGCACGACGATGCACGGGCCCGCGGCACCCGTGCCTCCGGCGCCGGCTGCGGCGCAACCGACCATCGCGCAGACCACCGTGCGGGCCACCGCGCAGGATGCGCCGACCGCACCGTCGCCGCCGCGTGCGGCCGCGGGGGCGAAGGGCGGGCAGGGGCCGGTGACGCTGGCGATCCTCGCGCTGGTGCTGCTCGCCGCGCTAAGCGCCGGGGGGCTGCTCGCGTGGAATGCCGGCTGGCTGGGCGGGGGCGCGGCGGAGAATGCGGGCGATCCGATCATCAACATGCTCGATGCGGCGGCGGAGGAATTGAGCAATTCCGCCGATGCCGCCGATGCCGCCGATGCTGCCGATACCAGCGCCGCTGCGAACGGCGCGGCCGAGGGTGCGGGGCCGGCGGTGACGCCGCCCAAGCCGCTCAACGCACGGATGTGGCTGGGCGAGGCGGATTATCCGCAGGGCGCCACGCGCAACGGCGATGTCGGCATCGCGGTGGATGTCGACGCGGTGGGCAAGCCGGTTGCCTGCGAGACGGTGAAGCGGTCGGGCATCGCCGCCTATGACAGCGCCACCTGCCGGCTGGTGACCGCACGCGCGCGCTTCGATCCGGCGCTGGATACGGCGGGCACCAAGGTTGCGGGTCGCTATACGGGCACGGTGAAGTGGATGCCGCCGGAGTGGCAGGCGGAGCCGGAGGGGGAAGCCTATCCGGAACCCGCCGCCGTGAGCGGGCTGGCCGCGCCCGGCCAATGCGCACTGGGGCCGTACATCGTCTTCTTCGATTGGGACAAGACCGACATCACCCCGGAGGCTGCGACGATCCTCGATAATTTCATCGGCAACTGGCAGCGCTGCAAATCGCCCGAGATCATGCTGGCGGGCCACACCGATCGCGAGGGCAGCGCTGCCTACAACGCCGGGAAGTCGCGCCGGATGGTCGCCTCGGTCAGCGCCTATCTGGCGTCCCGCGGCATCCCCGCATCGATCATCAGCGCGGAGAGCTTCGGCGAAGGACAGCCGCGCGTGCCGACCGCAGACGGCGTGCGGGAGATGCAGAACCGGCGGGTGGAGTTGACGACGCGGTAGGGCGGAGAGGGCATGTCGTCCTCCGGTCGTCCCGCGCGACGTCGAGCGTCGGGCTTGAAGGTCAAGCGTATGCGATCTCCCCCCTTGCCGGACCCCAACAAAGCGGGATTCTTCCACGCGAGAAAATCGCGCTTACAAATTCAGCCGTTCATCGCTATATCGAACGCGCTGACGTCGCGTGCGACGGATATCGGGCTGCCTTTGCTTTCCCTTTGTCCCTTTCTAGCTTTCGAAGCCGGGATGCGCTGCTTTTGGCGCATGCCCGTCATACATGGGATAAAGGATACCCATATGATCACCGGAACCGTAAAATTCTTCAACCCTGACAAGGGCTTCGGCTTCATCGCGCCCGAGAGCGGCGGCAATGATGCATTCGTCCACATTTCGGCTGTCGAGCGCGCCGGCATGCGCACGCTCGATAAGGACCAGCGCGTCTCCTATGAGCTCGAGACGGATCGCCGCGGCAAAACCTCCGCAGTGAACCTGCAGGCAGCCTGACGGTTTGGGCGAGCCTCGCGCTCGCCCAGCCACCCGCAGGTGCACAAGCGTGCGGCCTGACGCGTCAAGGCGTGCGCGCCATGTCCCGAGCGATCAATCAGAACGCGAGGCAGGGCCATGTCATCGCCGCTTGCGCCAAGCGCAAGATCGGCATCGGCGCCATCGAAACCCTTCAGTCCGGCGGTACGCG
The window above is part of the Sphingomonas sanxanigenens DSM 19645 = NX02 genome. Proteins encoded here:
- a CDS encoding protein kinase domain-containing protein, translated to MQAAADFHDALPAGTAVGDFVLGEAIGQGGEGIVYAARHPRFGAVLVKEYWPKQLISRAGGGVAEASRAAWAPDLRRGVERFLALGERMAALPDHPGIVRIHAAFPANNTAYLAMERVAGRPLATALAEGALRDPADIMTLADQLSDAIAFLHHQDLFHRDIAPDNVIVTPGRDWRAVLIDFNAAKDLMVELTRSVAAVVKPGYSPVEQYHGAGSEAPGPASDLYSAGAVLYRAISGEAPQEASRRLYRSDHSTLVALSPPGFERGFLAAIDHALQPRPEDRPASADIWRRELGVVPGGAAAEGGATRPAPTPMDIWRLRASRDEASTTMHGPAAPVPPAPAAAQPTIAQTTVRATAQDAPTAPSPPRAAAGAKGGQGPVTLAILALVLLAALSAGGLLAWNAGWLGGGAAENAGDPIINMLDAAAEELSNSADAADAADAADTSAAANGAAEGAGPAVTPPKPLNARMWLGEADYPQGATRNGDVGIAVDVDAVGKPVACETVKRSGIAAYDSATCRLVTARARFDPALDTAGTKVAGRYTGTVKWMPPEWQAEPEGEAYPEPAAVSGLAAPGQCALGPYIVFFDWDKTDITPEAATILDNFIGNWQRCKSPEIMLAGHTDREGSAAYNAGKSRRMVASVSAYLASRGIPASIISAESFGEGQPRVPTADGVREMQNRRVELTTR
- a CDS encoding cold-shock protein, whose translation is MITGTVKFFNPDKGFGFIAPESGGNDAFVHISAVERAGMRTLDKDQRVSYELETDRRGKTSAVNLQAA